The proteins below come from a single Xiphophorus hellerii strain 12219 chromosome 14, Xiphophorus_hellerii-4.1, whole genome shotgun sequence genomic window:
- the LOC116733192 gene encoding protein O-GlcNAcase-like, with protein sequence MEEEKQFLCGVVEGFYGRPWSMDQRKVLFQWMQLWGLNTYLYGPKDDLKHRLLWREVYSPEEEAQLRTLIAEAQSRGLRFVYALSPGQDIVFSSSCDLALLKRKLKQVSDLGCQAFAILFDDIDHSMCQADSEAFTSFAHAQVTVANEIYRFLGEPPVFLFCPTEYCGSLCSPSVSKSPYLQTVGEDLLHNITVIWTGSKVISRKLSLDSLAELESVLQRPPLIWDNLHANDYDTRRLFLGPFKGRDPQLRNHLRGLLLNPNCEFEANYIPLHTLGSWHRAEKDYVKDPASVCESCGNNTLAGVTRAKRSVVCLQGSYWAIDTNPKEDALPTRPKKRPRSGERASTPYSLDSESLGMDCMISGSASPTLAINTVTNKVALYNTDQEGSDSPRSSLNNSLSDQSLASVNLNSVGSVHSYTPVRTMSYLSVWKTDF encoded by the exons atggaggaggagaagcagtTCCTTTGTGGGGTGGTGGAAG gTTTCTATGGTCGACCCTGGTCTATGGATCAGAGGAAAGTTCTCTTCCAGTG GATGCAGCTGTGGGGGTTGAACACCTACCTGTACGGCCCCAAAGATGATCTGAAGCACAGACTGCTGTGGAGGGAAGTCTATTCTCCCGAAGAGGAAG CTCAGTTGCGTACTCTTATAGCGGAAGCTCAGTCCCGGGGTCTGAGGTTTGTTTACGCTCTCTCCCCTGGTCAGGATATCGTCTTCTCTTCTTCCTGTGACTTGGCGCTGCTCAAACGGAAGTTGAAACAG GTATCAGACCTGGGGTGCCAGGCGTTTGCCATCCTCTTTGACGACATCGATCACTCCATGTGCCAGGCCGACAGCGAGGCCTTCACTTCATTTGCCCACGCTCAGGTCACAGTAGCAAATGAGATTTATCGCTTCTTGGGGGAGCCACCTGTCTTCCTTTTCTGCCCTACAG AGTATTGCGGTTCTCTGTGCTCCCCAAGTGTGTCAAAATCTCCCTACCTGCAAACAGTTGGCGAGGACCTACTACATAACATAACAGTGATATGGACAG GCAGCAAAGTTATTTCCAGGAAACTGTCCTTAGACTCCCTTGCCGAGTTGGAGTCTGTCCTCCAGCGGCCCCCGCTGATCTGGGACAACCTGCACGCCAACGACTATGATACCCGACGTCTCTTCCTGGGGCCTTTCAAGGGTCGCGACCCTCAGCTAAGAAACCACCTGAGGGGTCTGCTGCTCAATCCTAACTGCGAATTCGAAGCCAATTACATCCCACTGCATACTCTGGGAAGCTGGCACAGAGCTGAAAAAGACTATGTAAAAG ATCCAGCCTCGGTGTGTGAGAGCTGTGGAAATAACACACTGGCTGGTGTAACCAGAGCAAAGCG ATCTGTTGTTTGTCTGCAGGGCTCCTACTGGGCCATTGACACCAACCCAAAGGAGGACGCTTTGCCGACTCGGCCAAAGAAGAGGCCACGGTCTGGAGAGCGG GCTTCCACACCATACAGCCTGGATTCAGAGTCTTTGGGGATGGACTGTATGATCTCTGGAAGTGCCTCTCCAACGCTGGCAATCAACACTGTGACTAACAAG gtGGCGTTGTACAACACAGACCAGGAAGGTAGCGATAGTCCGAGAAGCAGCCTTAACAACAGCCTGTCTGATCAGAGTCTAGCCTCTGTCAATCTCAACAGTGTGGGCAGCGTTCACAGCTACACACCGGTAAGAACAATGTCATATTTGTCTGTTTGGAAAACAGATTTCTAG